The proteins below come from a single Thunnus thynnus chromosome 10, fThuThy2.1, whole genome shotgun sequence genomic window:
- the LOC137190642 gene encoding sialoadhesin-like, translating to MAVWDKKIPWSFMLFLAGVAGVGVNYPPPVCAVEGSTVTLPCTFTPLKSFNQSEKQVPMRIVRVRWCVNHEICHGTTPTVYDSSSTMPNPRYRYLGDMKGNCTLQIRDIQMKDDETFRFRMEADNKKGHFTGVSGVRVTGKSFTC from the exons ATGGCAGTTTGGGACAAAAAGATTCCCTGGAGCTTCATGCTGTTTCTGGCTG gtGTTGCTGGTGTAGGTGTAAACTATCCACCTCCTGTTTGTGCTGTGGAAGGGTCGACTGTTACCCTCCCCTGCACCTTCACACCACTGAAGTCCTTCaatcagagtgaaaaacaagttcCAATGCGGATCGTCAGAGTCCGCTGGTGTGTGAACCATGAAATCTGTCATGGGACCACCCCAACTGTGTATGACAGCAGCTCAACGATGCCCAACCCTCGTTACCGATACCTGGGAGACATGAAGGGAAACTGCACTTTACAGATCAGAGACATTCAGATGAAGGACGACGAAACCTTCCGCTTCAGAATGGAAGCTGACaacaaaaaaggacattttactGGGGTGTCAGGAGTGAGAGTCACTGGTAAGAGCTTCACATGCTAA
- the LOC137190730 gene encoding endonuclease domain-containing 1 protein-like isoform X4: protein MWGWFKPSPPNYKSQPSISKKELYIDNISFFIMKLLVSVFLLLALSYPATAEVVTSFATCNNFFFNGQPPIGPTAATYKKICQRTQASGYKYATLYDTRNKIPVYSAYEFVGYASCGRKDTWFIEPKLDDQNGGDFMASESKVKNNLGQNQALNEDYTHTGYHKGHLLPVRHRNAPSCMEATFTLTNAAPQNPTFNQGRWRVKEAEVANMLDTKCLNRGFQAYIVTGVVPGNTNINNRVNVPSYFWSAHCCRDNNNRPQFSGAFYGDNLPSGTIAITSIADLDRKLTALYGTGFQVFSNKCQ from the exons ATGTGGGGTTGGTTCAAACCATCCCCTCCCAACTATAAAAGTCAGCCATCCATCAGTAAGAAGGAACTTTACATAGATAATATCTCATTCTTCATCATGAAGCTCCTGGTCTCAGTGTTCCTGCTACTGGCTCTCAGTTATCCAGCCACAGCTGAAGTTGTGACATCATTTGCAACATGCAATAACTTCTTCTTCAACGGTCAACCACCCATCGGGCCAACAGCTGCTACATACAAGAAGATCTGCCAGAGGACTCAAGCAAGCGGTTATAAATATGCGACGCTCTATGACACCAGAAATAAGATCCCTGTCTACTCTGCATATGAGTTTGTGGGATATGCCTCATGTGGCAGGAAAGACACATGGTTCATCGAACCTAAG CTGGATGACCAGAACGGTGGAGACTTCATGGCTTCTGAGAGCAAAGTCAAGAATAACCTCGGCCAAAATCAAGCACTGAATGAAGATTACACCCACACCGGCTACCATAAGGGACACCTGCTTCCAGTCAGACACCGAAATGCCCCATCATGTATGGAAGCCACATTCACCCTCACAAATGCTGCTCCACAGAATCCAACCTTTAACCAAGGAAGGTGGAGGGTAAAAGAGGCTGAAGTGGCAAATATGTTGGATACCAAATGCTTGAACCGTGGTTTTCAAGCCTATATTGTTACTGGTGTGGTGCCTGGAAATACAAACATCAATAACAGGGTTAATGTTCCCAGTTATTTCTGGAGCGCCCACTGTTGCAGAGACAACAATAACAGACCTCAGTTCTCTGGCGCCTTCTATGGGGACAATCTACCATCAGGCACTATAGCAATAACCTCAATAGCCGACCTGGATAGAAAACTTACTGCACTCTATGGCACTGGCTTCCAGGTGTTCtcaaataaatgtcaataa